In Canis aureus isolate CA01 chromosome 6, VMU_Caureus_v.1.0, whole genome shotgun sequence, one genomic interval encodes:
- the LMOD1 gene encoding leiomodin-1 isoform X1 codes for MRTTGGQESKQVETKADAKNGEERGRDASKKPLGSRRDADLGKEPKRGGLKKSFSRDKDEADGKGGDKPKEEKLIRGIDRGRVRAAVDRKEAAKDGQAEDRAAAPRREDEKRVSDRSAGPARARARKGEDKEPGPGEGNGKGEGERRRADPRTEDEGMRRGDAKRQDEKAKKEPVRAEGPGEQSLSPAAAEKPGPAVPPTASEGPAKEEDAAPSIFDEPLERVKNNDPEMTEVNVNNSDCITNEILVRFAEALEFNTAVKVFALANTRADDHVAFAIAIMLKSNKTITSLNLDSNHITGKGILAIFRALLQNDTLTELRFHNQRHICGGKTEMEIAKLLKENTTLLKLGYHFELAGPRMTVTNLLSRNMDRQRQRRLQEQRQAQEAGGGGKKDLLGVPPRAGPAKGSPKPSPQPSPKASPKNSPQTGGAPAAPPPPPPPLAPPLLPDTLRNSLSPATQRKMGDRALPGQEKNSRDQLLAAIRSSNLKQLKKLSSRGRGVGRVTPPAPSAPWKGSL; via the coding sequence GAAAGCAAGCAAgtggagacaaaggcagatgccaagAACGgagaggaaaggggcagagatgCCAGCAAAAAACCCCTGGGCTCCAGACGGGACGCGGACCTGGGGAAGGAGCCAAAGAGGGGTGGTTTAAAGAAGAGCTTCTCGAGAGACAAGGACGAAGCCGATGGCAAAGGTGGAGACAAGCCCAAGGAGGAGAAGCTCATCCGGGGGATCGACCGGGGCCGGGTCCGGGCCGCCGTGGACAGGAAGGAGGCCGCGAAGGACGGGCAGGCGGAAGACAGGGCAGCAGCCCCCAGGAGGGAGGACGAGAAGAGGGTCAGTGACCGCAGCGCAGGGCCGGCCAGAGCCAGGGCCAGGAAGGGAGAGGACAAGGAGCCGGGCCCAGGCGAGGGCAacgggaagggagagggggagaggcggCGCGCAGACCCCAGGACGGAGGACGAGGGGATGAGAAGAGGAGACGCCAAGAGGCAGGACGAGAAGGCGAAGAAGGAGCCCGTCCGGGCCGAGGGGCCCGGGGAGCAGAGCCTGAGCCCCGCCGCTGCGGAGAAACCGGGCCCGGCGGTCCCCCCGACGGCCTCGGAAGGGCCCGCCAAGGAGGAGGACGCGGCTCCCAGCATATTTGACGAGCCCCTGGAGAGAGTGAAGAACAACGACCCCGAGATGACCGAGGTGAACGTCAACAACTCGGACTGCATCACTAACGAGATCCTGGTCCGGTTCGCCGAGGCGCTGGAGTTCAACACGGCGGTCAAGGTGTTCGCCCTGGCCAACACGCGCGCCGACGACCACGTGGCCTTCGCCATCGCCATCATGCTCAAGTCCAACAAGACCATCACCAGCCTGAACCTGGACTCGAACCACATCACGGGCAAGGGCATCCTGGCCATCTTCCGGGCCCTCCTGCAGAACGACACGCTCACCGAGCTGCGCTTCCACAACCAGCGGCACATCTGCGGCGGCAAGACGGAGATGGAGATCGCCAAGCTGCTCAAGGAGAACACCACGCTGCTCAAGCTGGGCTACCACTTCGAGCTGGCCGGGCCCCGGATGACGGTCACCAACCTGCTCAGCCGCAACATGGACaggcagcggcagcggcggctCCAGGAGCAGCGGCAGGCGCAggaggccggcggcggcggcaagAAGGATCTGCTGGGGGTGCCCCCGCGCGCTGGCCCGGCCAAGGGCTCCCCCAAACCCTCCCCGCAGCCGTCCCCCAAGGCCTCGCCCAAGAACTCGCCCCAGACCgggggcgcccccgccgccccgcctccacccccgccgcccctggccccgcccctcctccccgaCACCCTGAGGAACTCGCTGTCACCGGCCACCCAGAGGAAGATGGGCGACAGGGCCCTGCCCGGTCAGGAGAAGAACTCCCGCGACCAGCTCCTGGCTGCTATCCGCTCCAGCAACCTGAAGCAGCTCAAGAAGTTAAGTAGtcgcgggcggggggtgggccgGGTCACCCCCCCAGCCCCGTCAGCTCCCTGGAAGGGCTCCCTgtag